One Frankia alni ACN14a DNA window includes the following coding sequences:
- a CDS encoding class I SAM-dependent methyltransferase produces MVMTRRGWLPVVVGIGIGLNTIRLHARLHALEVIETGETGAGETGAGEQAAPQAPGTGRSSPYVLLSVPGLTLTPGQRRAAEAHAHRHGLEVLDLVPAELAAHRILDLARMVEPATYRTARLARGRGAFQAVLVDRGVLARTGLPAAADPRLVERSELTDLADAELVAVIQVCKRHAAASTDLAVLPGLAGRTPDDGATRLPVQRAAYAWEPARLFLPALRDGAILLGAASNPPAALAALGMSWLQPVIVGGGRVRVSSGTLRRSALARRRIAAAQVRGSVGSLREQLNAPPAAPDSAATLGSAATVDCAATLVGRPAGRPDPAELARRRAAYRADLADGLDRFFERPRSTCPWCGGGELSTRLLGRDVAQGKPGEFRYDRCAGCGHVFQNPRLSLDGLEFYYRDFYDGLGATALEEVFGFSPEPYLDRARQAIPTPRNWLDVGGGHGHFCNVARTVWPGTRFDALDIGAGIEEAARRRWVDHAYRGFFPELAAEVKGRYDIISMFHYLEHTRDPRAELDAAAAVLEPGGHLLIEVPNPDSPAARLYGALWPGWLIPQHQHLMPAANVAAALQERGFAVQETRFGEVHQKGDPVMALYGLLQRLAPSPSAAWRTTAVPRRARAVRALTAAALVPAFAGGLVLDEVSRPYLTSGSRANAYRILARRL; encoded by the coding sequence ATGGTGATGACGCGCCGCGGCTGGCTACCGGTGGTGGTCGGGATCGGGATCGGGCTGAACACCATCCGCCTGCACGCCCGCCTACACGCCCTCGAGGTGATCGAGACAGGCGAGACCGGAGCGGGCGAGACCGGAGCGGGCGAGCAGGCCGCGCCCCAGGCGCCCGGCACCGGGCGGAGCTCCCCTTATGTCCTGCTCTCCGTCCCCGGACTGACGCTCACCCCGGGCCAGCGCCGCGCCGCCGAGGCGCACGCCCACCGACACGGGCTGGAGGTGCTCGACCTGGTCCCGGCGGAACTGGCCGCGCACCGGATCCTCGACCTGGCAAGGATGGTGGAGCCGGCGACCTACCGGACGGCCCGTCTCGCCCGTGGTCGCGGGGCGTTCCAGGCGGTCCTCGTCGACCGCGGGGTGCTTGCGCGCACCGGGCTCCCGGCCGCGGCCGACCCCCGCCTCGTCGAGCGCTCGGAACTCACCGACCTCGCCGACGCCGAACTGGTCGCGGTGATCCAGGTCTGCAAGCGGCACGCCGCCGCCAGCACCGACCTCGCGGTCCTGCCCGGGCTGGCCGGGCGGACGCCGGACGACGGTGCCACCCGACTGCCCGTCCAGCGGGCCGCCTACGCCTGGGAACCCGCCCGGCTCTTCCTGCCCGCGTTGCGTGACGGCGCGATCCTGCTCGGCGCGGCGAGCAATCCGCCGGCTGCTCTCGCCGCGCTGGGGATGTCCTGGCTGCAACCGGTGATCGTCGGTGGGGGCCGGGTGCGGGTGTCCTCGGGAACCCTGCGCCGCAGCGCCCTCGCCCGTCGCCGGATCGCCGCCGCGCAGGTGCGGGGATCGGTCGGCAGCCTGCGGGAACAGCTCAACGCTCCCCCGGCCGCCCCGGACTCCGCGGCCACCCTCGGCTCCGCGGCCACCGTCGACTGCGCGGCCACTCTGGTAGGCCGCCCGGCCGGGCGGCCGGACCCGGCCGAGCTTGCCCGCCGGCGCGCCGCCTACCGGGCGGATCTCGCCGACGGTCTCGACCGTTTCTTCGAGCGGCCGCGCAGCACGTGCCCATGGTGCGGCGGCGGCGAGCTCAGCACGCGCCTGCTCGGCCGCGATGTGGCGCAGGGCAAACCCGGCGAGTTCCGGTACGACCGGTGCGCGGGTTGTGGCCATGTCTTCCAGAATCCGCGCCTGTCGCTCGACGGGCTGGAGTTCTACTACCGGGACTTCTACGACGGGCTCGGCGCGACGGCGCTGGAGGAGGTGTTCGGATTCAGCCCGGAGCCCTACCTCGACCGCGCCCGCCAGGCCATCCCGACTCCCCGGAACTGGTTGGACGTAGGGGGCGGCCACGGGCATTTCTGCAATGTGGCGAGAACCGTCTGGCCCGGCACCCGGTTCGACGCCCTGGACATCGGCGCCGGCATCGAGGAGGCCGCCCGGCGGCGTTGGGTGGACCACGCCTACCGCGGTTTCTTCCCCGAGCTCGCCGCCGAGGTCAAGGGGCGCTACGACATCATCAGCATGTTCCACTACCTGGAGCACACGAGGGATCCGCGGGCCGAACTGGACGCGGCCGCCGCCGTGCTGGAACCGGGCGGTCATCTGCTCATCGAGGTGCCGAATCCCGACAGTCCGGCGGCCCGGCTGTACGGCGCGCTGTGGCCGGGCTGGCTGATCCCGCAGCACCAGCACCTGATGCCCGCCGCCAACGTGGCTGCGGCACTGCAGGAACGTGGTTTCGCCGTGCAGGAGACCCGCTTCGGCGAGGTGCACCAGAAGGGTGACCCGGTGATGGCCCTGTACGGCCTGTTGCAACGGCTCGCGCCGTCGCCGTCGGCCGCCTGGCGCACCACCGCAGTTCCCCGCCGGGCACGGGCCGTGCGGGCCCTGACCGCGGCGGCGCTGGTGCCGGCCTTCGCGGGCGGCCTGGTCCTGGACGAGGTGAGCCGGCCCTACCTGACGTCGGGCTCGCGCGCGAACGCCTACCGGATCCTCGCCCGCCGGCTCTAG
- the tig gene encoding trigger factor — MKATKETLSPTRVKLTVEVPFDELKPSLDATYRKLARQVRVSGFRPGKVPPRILDQRLGRGVILDEAVQEALPQLYSEAVQAEEVDVLSRPEVDITEFADGGQLVFTAEVDVRPEVALPEFADLSVTVDAVEVTDEQVEEQLGALRDRFAQLQPVERAVQTGDFVSLDLSAQADGKPIEGAEATGLSYEVGSGNLIEGLDEAIVGAADGESRTFTTELLAGDQAGQQAEVTATVRGVKEKELPALDDDFATTASEFDTLDDLRGDVRSRLEQSRRTEQVGQAREKLLESLLERVDVPVPDSLLAGEIEAREHRLSHELENIGTDRATYLETLGQTAEEFDAEVRETAGKAIRSQFILDAVIDAESIGIDQGELMEQVIYRAQRSGLQPDVYAQQLAQGEGLQALMADVLRTKALFLLLENAKVVDGEGNPVELALPARPAPDADEDDDHAGHDHEGHDHADHAGHDHAGDDAAAEPAEAPAATAAVDSGDRDI; from the coding sequence GTGAAGGCCACCAAGGAGACCCTCAGCCCGACCCGGGTCAAGCTCACCGTCGAGGTGCCCTTCGACGAGCTCAAGCCCTCGCTCGACGCCACCTACCGCAAGCTGGCCCGCCAGGTCCGCGTCTCCGGCTTCCGGCCGGGCAAGGTTCCACCGCGGATCCTCGACCAGCGGCTCGGTCGCGGCGTGATCCTGGACGAGGCCGTCCAGGAGGCGCTGCCGCAGCTCTACTCCGAGGCCGTGCAGGCCGAGGAGGTCGACGTGCTGTCGCGGCCCGAGGTGGACATCACCGAGTTCGCCGACGGCGGCCAGCTCGTGTTCACCGCCGAGGTGGACGTCCGTCCCGAAGTGGCGCTGCCGGAGTTCGCCGACCTGTCGGTCACGGTGGACGCCGTCGAGGTCACCGACGAGCAGGTCGAGGAGCAGCTCGGCGCGCTACGCGACCGGTTCGCCCAGCTTCAGCCGGTCGAGCGGGCGGTGCAGACGGGCGACTTCGTCTCGCTCGACCTGTCCGCGCAGGCCGACGGCAAGCCGATCGAGGGCGCCGAGGCGACGGGGCTGTCCTACGAGGTCGGCAGCGGCAACCTCATCGAGGGTCTGGACGAGGCGATCGTCGGTGCCGCCGACGGCGAGTCCCGCACGTTCACCACGGAGCTGCTGGCGGGCGACCAGGCGGGCCAGCAGGCCGAGGTGACCGCGACGGTCCGCGGGGTCAAGGAGAAGGAGCTTCCCGCCCTCGACGACGACTTCGCCACCACCGCCAGCGAGTTCGACACGCTCGACGACCTGCGCGGGGACGTACGCAGTCGGCTGGAGCAGTCGCGGCGCACCGAGCAGGTCGGGCAGGCCCGGGAGAAGCTGCTGGAGAGCCTGCTGGAGCGGGTGGATGTGCCCGTTCCGGACTCCCTGCTCGCAGGTGAGATCGAGGCCCGGGAGCACCGGCTGTCCCACGAGCTGGAGAACATCGGCACCGACCGCGCGACCTACCTGGAGACGCTCGGCCAGACCGCCGAGGAGTTCGACGCCGAGGTCCGCGAGACCGCGGGCAAGGCGATTCGCTCCCAGTTCATCCTCGACGCGGTCATCGACGCCGAGTCGATCGGCATCGACCAGGGCGAGCTCATGGAGCAGGTGATCTACCGCGCCCAGCGCTCCGGCCTGCAGCCCGACGTCTACGCCCAGCAGCTCGCCCAGGGCGAGGGGCTGCAGGCGCTGATGGCCGACGTCCTGCGGACCAAGGCGCTGTTCCTGTTGCTCGAGAACGCCAAGGTCGTCGACGGGGAGGGCAACCCGGTGGAGCTCGCGCTCCCGGCCCGCCCGGCGCCGGACGCCGACGAGGACGACGACCACGCCGGCCACGATCACGAGGGCCACGACCACGCCGACCACGCCGGTCACGACCACGCTGGCGACGACGCGGCAGCGGAGCCGGCCGAGGCACCGGCCGCGACCGCGGCGGTCGACAGCGGAGACCGCGACATCTGA